Proteins from a single region of Vibrio sp. DW001:
- a CDS encoding glycosyltransferase family 4 protein: MNIAKPNTNTLLREDIWLAVDSQILGGIESHILELASGLIQFKQKVRVVLLTEYSDSQPILSKLELAKIPYNFLSELSNCKGNTNVFTHLRCALKLHRPALIHAHGYKASVVSRFACLHCKWNEPPKSTVQVSTYHAGETPVGKVKLYDMIDRFTASLSDLNFAVSKDIANKIPSKTHVLNNFVALQSYPTRFGKNIAFVGRLSHEKAPDRYIELAKNFPQHDFHLYGSGPMTSQLNKMAGGNIRLHGHIDDMNSVWSDIDVLIITSRFEGLPMAALEAMSRGIPVISTNVGALESLIISNENGWIGNDMTELSHCLNDWLFASESTQNTMRTKARQTIESRFSLLAVIPQYLEQYQTVLDRS, from the coding sequence ATGAATATAGCGAAACCTAACACTAACACCTTGTTAAGGGAGGATATTTGGTTAGCAGTGGACAGCCAAATTTTGGGTGGTATTGAGAGCCATATTTTAGAATTGGCTTCCGGCCTTATACAATTTAAACAAAAGGTTAGAGTGGTACTTTTAACCGAATATTCAGACTCACAACCGATTTTAAGTAAACTAGAATTGGCGAAAATACCGTATAATTTCTTGTCAGAATTGTCTAATTGTAAAGGTAATACCAATGTATTTACGCACTTGCGTTGCGCCCTAAAATTACACCGGCCTGCGCTTATCCACGCTCATGGGTATAAAGCCAGTGTTGTTAGTCGGTTCGCATGTTTACACTGTAAATGGAACGAACCTCCGAAGAGCACGGTTCAAGTTTCGACCTATCATGCAGGTGAAACCCCAGTAGGAAAAGTGAAACTCTATGACATGATTGACCGTTTTACCGCTTCTCTCTCTGATCTGAACTTTGCCGTCAGCAAAGATATTGCCAACAAAATACCTTCTAAAACGCATGTCCTAAATAACTTTGTCGCATTGCAATCTTATCCCACACGCTTTGGCAAAAATATCGCCTTTGTTGGACGATTGAGCCATGAAAAAGCACCGGATCGTTACATTGAACTCGCCAAAAACTTTCCGCAGCATGATTTTCATCTCTACGGCTCAGGGCCAATGACGTCGCAACTGAATAAAATGGCGGGGGGAAATATTCGGCTTCACGGCCACATCGATGATATGAATTCCGTTTGGAGCGATATAGATGTACTTATTATCACATCGAGATTTGAAGGGTTGCCGATGGCCGCTTTAGAAGCAATGAGCAGAGGTATTCCCGTTATTTCAACCAACGTTGGTGCTTTGGAGTCACTTATCATTAGCAATGAAAATGGATGGATTGGTAACGATATGACAGAACTGAGCCACTGTCTAAACGACTGGTTATTCGCGTCAGAATCCACGCAAAATACCATGCGAACAAAAGCCCGCCAGACGATTGAAAGTCGTTTCTCTCTGCTGGCGGTTATCCCGCAATATTTGGAACAGTATCAAACCGTTTTAGATCGATCGTAG
- a CDS encoding ATP-binding protein — protein sequence MNLRNKTIIGIAAIETFLLVILVFSAMSFLGDSNEKQLIQRAHATTTMFAHAIKDAVLTTNLATLDDLVNDIMVLEDVVYVQVKSYGQTLSSGGNIELLENGVKIDEDLRSVDDGVFDTKIDIESDGTVYGSIEIGFATTAISKMLDDARKAIIGIASLEVLLVALFSFVLGTYLTRNLVKLRKAAHTVSKKGPGYQLNLQQNDELGEVANAFDIMSKNLEDSYTDLQAARKQAEKANESKSLFLASMSHEIRTPMNGVIGLLNSLKQTPLNDEQQKLVNVATDSGLFLLSLINNILDFSRMESNNMSIDRRIFNPSDATQSVIDNIKTLALDKGLNLSFKPNHLLEYLVGDEYRYKQVLLNLIGNALKFTEAGGIDIELFTTKTSESHAKIACKIKDTGIGISEKSLPYLFDEFTMVDQTFSRDYEGSGLGLAICKKLVNLMDGEITVESTEGVGSCFTVHLPMEIATRDDFQQSKALPNNLHPKCLHSRILVAEDNKANQLVIQSLFKHIGLNVDIANNGIEAVQMAQSNIYDIIFMDISMPEMDGLEACKRIRDVDSKTRATLPIIAFTAHALSGDKEKFIRAGMTDYLSKPVNLSNLINTLNKYVAQESETDIQIKPPTIKIIPKTASNTAHSKPLINESTLRQMIKDTSAEVMPMLIDHYIDEAQINVRKMLIALEKSDYAALKFEAHTLTSSSLALGNTSLAELAEKIESLCINNELTKVKAITENLDSIAQDSLDALQRRKEQGF from the coding sequence ATGAACCTTCGCAACAAGACTATCATTGGTATTGCGGCTATTGAGACTTTTCTCTTAGTCATTCTTGTCTTCAGTGCTATGTCTTTTTTGGGTGATTCGAATGAGAAACAATTGATACAACGAGCCCATGCGACAACAACTATGTTTGCACACGCCATCAAAGATGCGGTATTAACCACCAATCTCGCGACACTCGATGACCTTGTAAATGACATTATGGTGCTCGAAGATGTGGTCTATGTTCAAGTAAAGAGTTATGGGCAAACACTCTCATCTGGTGGCAATATTGAGTTGCTTGAAAATGGTGTGAAAATTGATGAAGACTTACGGTCCGTCGACGATGGTGTATTTGATACCAAAATCGACATTGAAAGCGATGGTACCGTATATGGTTCTATTGAAATAGGTTTTGCAACCACCGCTATTAGCAAGATGTTGGATGATGCTCGCAAGGCCATAATAGGCATCGCCTCTTTAGAGGTTCTGCTAGTCGCACTGTTTTCCTTTGTACTTGGTACCTACCTGACCAGAAACTTAGTCAAATTAAGAAAAGCAGCACACACGGTAAGTAAGAAAGGGCCTGGTTATCAGCTGAATCTACAACAGAATGACGAACTAGGTGAGGTTGCAAACGCCTTCGATATCATGTCTAAGAACCTTGAAGATAGTTACACAGACCTTCAGGCAGCCCGAAAACAGGCAGAAAAGGCAAATGAAAGCAAAAGCCTTTTCCTCGCCTCGATGTCACATGAAATCAGAACACCAATGAATGGCGTTATAGGGTTGCTTAATTCTCTCAAGCAGACTCCGTTAAATGACGAACAGCAAAAATTGGTTAATGTCGCCACCGACTCCGGACTATTTCTCCTATCCTTAATCAACAATATTCTCGACTTCTCCAGAATGGAATCGAATAACATGAGCATCGATAGGAGAATATTCAACCCTTCAGATGCGACTCAGTCGGTCATTGACAACATTAAAACACTAGCGCTTGATAAAGGCCTAAACTTAAGTTTTAAACCCAACCATCTCCTTGAATACCTTGTCGGAGATGAATATAGATATAAACAAGTGTTACTTAATCTTATCGGTAACGCATTAAAATTCACCGAAGCAGGGGGGATTGATATTGAACTTTTCACGACAAAAACATCTGAAAGCCATGCCAAAATCGCCTGCAAAATAAAAGATACCGGCATCGGCATTTCTGAAAAATCACTGCCTTATCTATTTGATGAATTTACCATGGTAGATCAAACCTTCTCTCGTGATTATGAAGGGTCTGGGTTAGGTCTTGCCATCTGCAAGAAATTAGTCAACCTAATGGATGGCGAGATAACAGTAGAAAGCACGGAAGGCGTAGGGAGTTGTTTTACGGTTCACCTTCCTATGGAAATTGCAACGCGTGACGACTTCCAACAATCCAAAGCATTGCCAAACAATCTACATCCAAAGTGCTTGCACAGTCGCATTCTAGTTGCAGAAGATAATAAGGCGAATCAGCTCGTCATCCAGAGCCTTTTTAAACACATTGGATTAAATGTTGATATAGCCAACAACGGTATTGAAGCGGTTCAAATGGCTCAAAGCAACATATACGACATTATTTTTATGGATATCTCAATGCCCGAAATGGATGGATTAGAAGCATGCAAAAGGATCCGCGACGTCGACAGTAAAACCAGAGCTACATTACCGATTATCGCCTTTACAGCGCATGCATTATCTGGCGATAAGGAAAAATTTATTCGCGCAGGCATGACGGATTACTTATCGAAACCCGTCAATCTTTCAAATTTAATCAATACATTAAACAAATATGTCGCACAGGAAAGTGAAACAGACATTCAAATTAAACCGCCAACTATCAAGATAATACCAAAAACGGCAAGTAACACCGCACATTCAAAACCACTTATTAATGAGTCAACGCTGCGACAGATGATTAAAGATACGAGTGCCGAAGTGATGCCAATGTTGATTGACCACTATATAGACGAAGCGCAAATAAATGTCCGCAAAATGCTTATCGCATTAGAAAAGTCCGATTATGCCGCACTCAAGTTTGAGGCACACACGTTAACAAGCTCCTCACTCGCATTGGGCAATACGAGCTTAGCCGAATTAGCTGAAAAAATAGAATCCCTCTGTATCAATAATGAACTCACAAAGGTAAAAGCGATCACAGAAAACTTAGACTCGATTGCACAAGACTCTTTAGATGCGTTGCAAAGAAGAAAAGAACAAGGATTTTAA
- a CDS encoding phosphate/phosphite/phosphonate ABC transporter substrate-binding protein, with translation MIIIRTILISLIMLISTPIWAHHYTFGIVPQQSASRLAKQWAPILKALSEETGHEFVFKTTSDIPTFEKNLAKGEYSFAYMNPYHFVVFNQSPGYQAVAKAKNKKIKGIIVVKKDSNITQIEQLNNSEMAFPAPASFAASILPQAYLNAANVNYTPKYVSSHDSVYLAIARGFFPAGGGVMRTFNAMPPEIKEQLNPIWTTKGYTPHAIAALPSIDSKLLEQVQHFFSKLASTPEGQKVLEPLKINAFMPAKNSDWDDVRALDIDLIQTK, from the coding sequence ATGATAATAATTAGAACAATCCTAATATCCTTGATAATGCTCATTTCTACGCCTATTTGGGCACACCATTATACGTTTGGTATTGTGCCTCAGCAGTCTGCAAGCCGACTTGCAAAACAGTGGGCGCCCATATTAAAGGCACTTTCAGAAGAGACTGGGCATGAATTTGTATTCAAGACGACGAGTGATATTCCTACCTTCGAAAAAAACCTCGCTAAGGGGGAGTATAGCTTTGCTTACATGAACCCTTATCATTTTGTTGTATTTAACCAATCACCGGGATACCAAGCTGTAGCGAAAGCCAAGAACAAAAAGATAAAAGGCATCATTGTCGTAAAGAAAGACAGCAACATAACGCAGATAGAGCAACTCAATAACTCCGAAATGGCGTTCCCTGCACCGGCTTCATTTGCGGCCAGTATACTTCCTCAAGCGTATCTAAACGCCGCCAACGTTAACTACACGCCTAAGTATGTTTCATCCCATGATTCAGTCTATTTAGCGATAGCGAGAGGATTCTTTCCTGCAGGTGGAGGAGTAATGAGAACATTCAATGCGATGCCCCCAGAAATAAAAGAACAACTTAATCCTATCTGGACAACCAAAGGTTACACACCCCATGCCATTGCCGCACTCCCTTCTATAGACTCAAAATTATTAGAGCAAGTTCAACACTTCTTTTCTAAACTTGCGAGTACTCCAGAGGGCCAAAAAGTATTAGAACCATTGAAAATAAACGCATTTATGCCCGCGAAAAATAGCGACTGGGACGACGTGCGAGCCCTGGATATTGACCTCATTCAAACGAAATAG
- a CDS encoding chromosome partitioning protein ParA, with product MTIPAMHAEIEQIFIEAEFADCRSLCITSCQSGEGVTSLAIALTERYLLAGYRTLIVDLNIHKPSFNVLELPSLEPNEFWLEHASSAQCFTGVSSPINSPAQLAYKRPGHLKKNIEEWSTQFDRIVIDTSPILNINKSNIPSQIVATACDQTILTVLAGVTNKHDITQAMKLLNSSQIQLLGTVLNTKEQPSLLFELSREVNRLVFLPHKWRSAIINKLKKNQFLSITV from the coding sequence ATGACCATTCCCGCAATGCACGCCGAAATAGAACAGATTTTTATCGAAGCTGAATTCGCTGACTGTCGTTCACTATGTATCACTTCATGCCAATCAGGTGAAGGCGTCACGTCACTAGCTATCGCCTTAACTGAGCGGTATCTGCTGGCAGGTTACCGCACGTTGATCGTTGATCTAAACATCCACAAACCCAGTTTTAATGTGCTGGAATTACCCTCATTAGAACCCAACGAATTTTGGCTAGAACACGCCAGCTCGGCCCAGTGTTTTACTGGCGTGTCTTCTCCTATCAATTCTCCTGCTCAACTCGCGTATAAACGTCCTGGGCATCTCAAAAAGAACATAGAAGAATGGAGCACACAATTCGATCGCATCGTGATAGATACGTCTCCAATACTCAATATCAATAAGAGCAACATTCCTTCTCAAATTGTTGCGACAGCCTGTGACCAAACCATTTTAACGGTACTGGCTGGAGTGACAAACAAACATGACATCACACAAGCGATGAAGCTACTTAATTCATCTCAGATACAGCTACTAGGCACCGTTTTAAACACCAAGGAACAGCCTAGTTTATTATTCGAACTCAGCAGAGAGGTAAACAGACTGGTCTTTCTTCCTCATAAATGGCGATCAGCCATTATAAATAAATTAAAAAAGAATCAATTTCTCTCCATCACGGTATAG
- a CDS encoding SLBB domain-containing protein, with protein sequence MKPTNLFLVTLTCLFVLLFTSTSQANSNETVNIGDNIQVNLPGESSLNKGFQVDQKGQITLPEIGAVFVAGYDEVQLKNIVLEHLSVAFRDLRNAEVYVAKKQLIVMVQGYVKSPGQFTIPSNAGVQAAITSAGGLRSGAQLDKILLKRGTENSVFNYKKFLDTGDNNVLPKLRSLDTIFVPASPLVGNIEQEFNPLSQANSGDSSDPKSAIKVFGEVNSPGSFSYSAEANLVDILMRSGGVTRYASVEQIRVITDNNPILFNLKRYLDSGDSKLLPILLPGSTIFVPKQEEEIKSGANTVYVMGEVAAPGAFEGKPGASFMDILANAGGPTRFAESRQIRIIKSGGQVIKFDLTAYTEGLGTNRPPSIMPGDAIFVPEKTDMNEKSWLKVSPNRAVNVIGEVVRPGRIEWSDEMDFMDLLAHVGGPTRRADTTKIEVVSTNRSTGEKELQTFNLDDFIKKGARRSDQPIISAGSIVRVHDLPQDPSDNKSQWVRQSSDASIYIFGQINAPGRYRFTNEMHFLDILSAADGPTKDADIHNIRVTHRDKSYSKVSKLNLALYFETGDESLLPKVKPGDTIYMPEKNRNWLDRSKESTVRVLGAVNDPGRYVFNDSMTILDILAEAGGPSEDAYLEKISVVNISTSQSQARTFDLIEFSKSASFRNLPVIRAGDTIYIPDRRESLTEKIRLGLKDVLQIATTIVLIGAI encoded by the coding sequence CCGGATACGATGAAGTACAGCTCAAAAACATCGTACTCGAACATCTTTCTGTCGCTTTTAGAGACCTGCGTAACGCCGAAGTATATGTCGCGAAGAAACAGCTAATCGTCATGGTACAGGGGTATGTGAAATCACCCGGTCAATTTACTATCCCTAGCAATGCAGGCGTTCAGGCAGCGATCACTTCCGCTGGTGGTCTTCGTTCGGGTGCTCAGTTAGATAAAATACTGTTAAAAAGAGGAACCGAAAACAGCGTCTTCAACTACAAGAAATTTCTTGATACCGGCGACAATAACGTTCTACCTAAACTTCGTTCGCTCGATACAATATTTGTCCCAGCATCACCGCTTGTTGGCAATATAGAACAAGAATTCAACCCACTTTCTCAGGCAAATTCAGGGGACAGTTCAGACCCTAAATCTGCCATTAAGGTTTTTGGGGAGGTCAATTCACCAGGGTCTTTCTCTTATAGTGCCGAGGCAAACCTAGTCGATATATTAATGCGTTCCGGTGGTGTCACTCGCTACGCTAGCGTTGAACAGATTCGTGTAATTACTGATAACAACCCTATCCTTTTTAATCTCAAACGGTATCTAGATTCTGGCGATAGCAAACTCCTTCCTATCTTATTACCAGGATCCACCATTTTTGTTCCTAAACAAGAAGAGGAGATAAAATCGGGAGCTAACACCGTTTACGTAATGGGTGAAGTTGCCGCACCCGGTGCATTTGAAGGAAAACCAGGTGCAAGCTTTATGGACATTCTTGCCAATGCTGGTGGCCCAACAAGGTTTGCAGAATCAAGACAGATACGCATCATTAAAAGTGGTGGTCAAGTCATTAAATTTGACTTAACCGCCTACACAGAAGGCCTAGGAACTAACCGACCGCCATCTATCATGCCCGGTGACGCTATTTTTGTACCTGAAAAAACTGACATGAATGAAAAGTCTTGGTTGAAAGTGTCACCTAACCGAGCCGTTAACGTGATTGGGGAAGTGGTTAGACCCGGTAGGATTGAATGGTCAGATGAGATGGACTTTATGGACCTACTCGCTCATGTTGGTGGGCCAACACGTAGAGCCGACACGACAAAAATAGAAGTCGTATCAACCAATAGATCAACCGGAGAAAAAGAACTACAGACCTTCAATTTGGATGATTTCATCAAAAAAGGCGCGAGACGTTCAGATCAACCCATCATCTCAGCTGGCTCTATTGTTCGCGTGCACGACCTACCGCAAGATCCATCAGACAACAAATCCCAGTGGGTGAGGCAAAGTTCTGATGCTTCTATTTACATATTTGGACAAATAAACGCACCGGGTCGTTATCGATTCACTAACGAAATGCATTTTTTGGATATATTATCTGCTGCCGATGGCCCAACGAAGGACGCCGATATACACAACATTCGAGTCACCCACAGGGACAAGAGTTATTCTAAAGTGAGCAAATTGAACCTAGCCTTATACTTTGAGACGGGCGATGAGTCCCTACTACCAAAGGTAAAACCGGGCGACACAATTTATATGCCAGAGAAAAACCGCAATTGGTTAGATCGCTCTAAAGAGAGCACAGTAAGAGTACTAGGGGCTGTAAATGATCCTGGACGATACGTTTTCAACGATTCTATGACGATCCTCGATATCCTTGCAGAAGCTGGGGGACCAAGCGAAGACGCATACCTAGAAAAAATCAGCGTCGTCAATATTTCCACTAGTCAAAGCCAAGCGAGAACCTTTGACCTCATTGAGTTTAGCAAATCAGCCAGTTTTCGAAACCTGCCTGTCATTCGAGCTGGGGACACCATTTATATCCCTGACAGAAGAGAAAGCTTAACGGAGAAAATACGCCTTGGCCTTAAAGACGTTCTTCAAATCGCGACCACCATTGTTTTAATAGGAGCGATCTAA